From uncultured Pseudodesulfovibrio sp.:
TTGGGAATACCCGTGAGATTATCGAAAATGCCTTTCAGGAAGGGTTGCTCAGGGAATTGCCCATGCTTGAACGGTTTTTGCCAACATTGAACGTACTTGCGGCGGTTGCGCCACTTCTGGGCCTGCTCGGTACGGTGACCGGTATGATCAATACTTTCCAGATTATTACTGTCTATGGCACAGGCGACCCTCGTATGATGTCGGGCGGCATTTCTGAAGCTCTTGTTACGACCCAACTCGGTCTTGCCGTGGCTGTACCCATCATGATCTTGCATCACATACTTGAGCGACGGGTGGACAGGATTATCGGTGATATGGAGGAGAAGGGAACCGGTTTTGCCGTGGCACTTATGAAGTTGGGCAAGATCAAAAAACGGGAGGAGTACGATGCAGCTGCATAATCTTACGGAACGAATGGCAGATTACTTTCAGGCCGGTGGGGATATTATGGTTCCCCTGTTTACGCTTTCTTTGATTATGTGGACTCTGGCTATCGTTAAAATTATTCGATTTGTGAGAGAGCAGCGTAAGGAAACCTCTCCCGAGCAGAGTTGTGACCTTTTTCAGGGGGAAAGCAGTGTATGCAAGGCTGGTATCGCTCAGTGGCAATGGGACATACTCTCCCAGTATATGGAGCAGAAATGCGATGATTCGGAGTTGAATCGGGAAATGCTGGAAGCCATGCGTATGCGTCAGGAAGTTAAGTCCATGCGCTATATTGGGACGATTTTGATTCTTGCGGCCGTGGCTCCACTTCTTGGCTTGCTGGGTACCGTTACTGGCATGATTACAACATTTGATGTCATTTCTCAGTTTGGAACGGGGAACGCACGCGCTTTGGCCTCCGGTATTTCCGAAGCTCTTGTCACTACGCAGAGCGGCTTGGTGGTCGCTGTTCCCGGACTTTTGCTGGGAGGGTTTCTCTTTCAGCGAGCTCAGAAATTCAAGGGCCGTATGGAATTGTTTTGTATAGGTTTGCAACATCAGACAGAAGTGTCCGCAAGGTAAGGAATACGTGATGAAAAGTATTCGTTATGCTCGTGGAGCCAGATCGCGCAAGAGTGAGATCAATATGACCCCACTCATTGATATGGTGTTCATTCTGCTTATCTTTTTTATCGTAACAACGAGTTTTGTGCGTGAATCCGGTGTAGATGTTCAACGCCCTTCGGCACAGTCTGCTGAAACCAAGGAAAAAGCCAATGTCTTGTTAGGCTTGACCAGTGATGGGCAGATTTTTGTTGAGGGTAGATCTCTCGATATTCGGTCGGTACGTGCATATATGGAACGTTTTCTCGCAGAAATGCCGGAAGGTTCCGTGGTTATTGTTGCCGATAAGGAAAGTATGACCGGAAATGCCGTGCAGGTGTTGGACCAATGCCGTTTGGCTGGGGTCAAAAACATTAGCATTGCGGCAAGGAAGCAATGATGATTGCGCGAAATAGAGGTGCCGGAGAGTTCGTAGCATCATGCTTGGGAGCGGTTCTCATGGCGGGGATGATCTATGTCTGTGTGTTGATGCTTAATGATGCTCCGGTTCCTAAGGGGATGACCGTTGTGGACGGAGCAATTCGTCTTGCTCAGCCGCAACAGGACAAGCTTGAACCAGAATTACAACGTAAGAAACTGGATGAAACCAAGCCACCCAAGCAGCTTCCCAAGTTGTTTTCGACGACGGCAAAGAATAAGCCCACAAAACCAGCCATGACAATGAAGACTCCCGCGTTTTCTACCGATATGTACCCCGGATTGGCTGGGGGGATTGCCCTTCCTTCCGGTGATTTTGGAGGTATCGGTTTTGCTATGGATGAAGTGGATGAAATTCCGCAGGTTTTGCGGAGCGTCCCTCCTGATTATCCCTATGTCGCCAAAAGAAACAGAGTCGAAGGAGAGGTTGTTGTTCGTATGCTCGTCACAGCGAAAGGCAAGCCGCAAAATCTTTCCATCAATTCTTCAACCCCGGCAGGCATTTTTGATGATGCCGCACTGAGGGCCGCCAAACGCTGGCGTTTTCAGCCGGGTAAGTACAAGGGGGAAGCCGTAGATACTTGGGTTCTTCTTCCCTTTGTCTTCGAGCTGACACAATGATTATGACCCGAATTTTTCCACTTCTTTTGCTCTTGATGTTTTTTGCAGGGGTAGCCAATGCTGCGGATCGAATCCCTCCACAGGCGCGTCAGGTTTTGCATAAGGCGCAGATGTGCATGGACGATTCTCAGTTGGCAGACGCTGTTACTGTTTTGCATGAGTACATGGCGCAAACGGACGAAGCGATTCCTTTGCAGGTTTATCTTATGCTCGGCGGAGTGCATCACAAAGATGGTGCCAAGGGAAAAGCCTTAAAGGCGTTTCGTGACGGATTAAAGGCGTACCCTGAGAGTGAATTGTTGGCTCGAAATAGTGCCGTGACCTGCTATGAACTTGAACGCTACGCAGAAGCGGGGCAACTTTTTGAAAAAGCTCATTCTCTTTTGTCGCCACCGAAGCCGGTTCTTCTGTTTCAGGCAGGGTCGGCCTATTATAGCGGTGAAGATTATACTGCTGCCGCCCGAGTCATGAGTCGGCTTCTTTCCATGGAACAGACCCCAAAAAAAGAGTGGGTACGGCTCGCCGTGCACTCTCATCTAGAGGCTGGTCAGTTTAAGAAGGCGGAATCGATGTTGCGCAAATACTTGTCAAAGAACCCGAATGAGGCTCCTTACTGGGAGTTACTCGCCAAGCTTCATCTTGACAGGGAAGAATATGAAAAGGCCGCCAGTGCATTGGAAATATGCTATCGTCTTCGCCCTTCGTCGCCAAAGGAGCTTGAGCGACTGGCGTCGTTGTATGCTTATTCAAATGCTCCATTGATGGCGTCGGCCACTTTGAAGCGAGCCTATCCCGGTGTGTCTGATACTGATAAATCCATGAAGATTGCGTTGTTGTCTGCCTCTGCCGGTCGATCCGAAGAAGCTATACGTCAACTTTCGCGATTGGGTAATTCAGCCTCTGTGGCTGAAAAGAAAGGCCATATTTTATATCAGGCCCGTCGGTTTACTGAGGCCGAAAAAATGTTTGAAAGGGTTGTCCAACGTGATGTAAAGTCTGGAGATAGTTTGTATTTTCTAGCCATGTGCGCGTGGGAAAAACGTGATTGGAATACTGCCAAATCGTTTTTGAAAAGATTATCGGGGAACAAGAAATTCAGTCGTCGTGTTATTCCTCCTCTCGCGGTAATTGATGATCTTGAGGTTGCCCGGAAAGAAGCGCTTAACTAAGCGGGCGGTATCTTCAATCAAAAAGCCCCGGCTCAATAGCGAGTCGGGGCTTTAACTGTTTTGTTGGCCTACAGAAGACCCTGTCGTCGTTTTTTTTACGATGACAAAAGTCGTTGGTTGAAGTGGAGCAGGCCTGCTCAAGGTATACGTCTTGGACGTCAGGCCCGTACACGTGCCGGGGTTATTGTGAAGTGTAGCATTTTGAATGCTTTGGCTATGTTGGGGATATAGGACATGAATTTGGACATGATATCCCATCGATGTTTTTCTTGGTCCATGTAGTATGAAACATCTTGCAGGCGCAGGTTGGAGGCCCACTTCTCAGGCAGTGAGTTGTCATTAAGGCCCCATTGAAAGCGTGCATTGGTATGTTTTACCGTGTCGTGACGAGACGACATTTTGCACCCTAATTCTGTGCAGGCATCAAAAACGAGTTCTCCAGGTGACAGGGAACGCGCAATTTCTTCCAAAACCGGACGCACTTCTTCTTCCTTGAAATACATGAGCACTCCCTCAGAGAGAACAAGAATATTCGCTTCAGGGTGTGTGTGTTGGATGTCCTGAATCCAGGATGTGTCAAACATCGACTTATGTATTGAGTTATTTTGCTCGTCAGGAGGTAGAAGTTTATCACGAAGTTCCATGACTTCAGGCAAATCTACATTGTAGTAGGTGGCTTTATCCATGCCGACTCTGTAGGAACGGCTGTCGAGTCCGCATCCAAGATTGACGACCACAGGATCAGCTTTTTTTTCGATGAATTTTCGGGTGATATCATCGAAGTGCCTGACTCGAATGCAGGTGCCGATTTGACTACGAACAGCCTTGTCGTACTTGGAAAAATCGTAATCAATGGATTCAACAATGCGGCATGCTTCCTGATCTTCGATAATCCCGTCCTGTCTTTGGGTTTCAAGGCAACGCATATAGAGGGTGATGAACAGTGTGTCTGCCACTGCATCTGAGATATTTCCGGTAATCACTTTTGACATTGATATTCCTTTGTTATGATTATTTGAGCTGTAGAGAAAGATAGCCGATCTTTATTTTGACAGGCGTGTTCATACAACCCGTGAAGAAAGCATTGATTCTGTTTCTTGAAAGTGCTGTATATTTTTCATTAATGAAAATGACATTCAACCTCAACTGTTGTCAATATTTATACGTAACGAAAGTTAATTGATTGAAATTCGGGGCTATGCTCAATTTCGTATGAAAATAATCGGCTATTGGGTGCACATGAATTGTTTCGCCAAGATCGTCTTGAAATAGATGAATCTGTAAAGTAGTTCTTTGGCAACAACGAGGAGTTGGAGTTAGAATGAAAATTGCTGTTCCAAGTACGCTTCCCAATCTGGATGGTCATATTGAATGCAAGTTGGGCACTGCTGCCTACCTGTTGGTGGTAGATACCGATGATATGTCTTTCGAAGTGATGGAAGGTCCTCCTCGTTCTTCCGGGGCAGGGGCAGGGCTCATGGTTTTGACGCAAGTGGTCAACATGGGGGTGCAGGTTGTCCTTGTGGAATATATTGCTCCAAATATTATCGGAGTTTTAAAGAAACAAGGTATTGAAGTCGTTTCTTCGGTCTCTGGACCTGTTGGTGAGGCAATTACAAACTATATGCAATCTCGATCATCCGTGGGTGAGAAAAAAAGAACAAAGGATGGTGATGACGCAGTCCCCAGACAGGCCGTATGGAGTGAAGCGTTGCGAAAGGGAGGACAACAGTTTTCCACGCTTTTGCCCCGTCTTGTGGGAGTGATTTTGCTTCTGGGGTTATTTCGTGGATTCGTTTCGGAGCAAACACTGCTTTCCCTGTTTTCAAACTCACCCTTGTATGACGCTGTGTGTGGGGCTTCCATTGGAAGTTTGTTAGCGGGGAATCCCGTGAATAGTTATATTATCGGGAAAAGCCTGCTGAGTGCCGGTGTGGGCGTCGCCGGTGCAGCTGCTTTGATGTTCGCTTGGGTCAATGTCGGAATTATTCAACTCCCGGCAGAAGTGGCGGCTCTTGGTATGCGTTTTGCCTTGGTACGTAATATTGCCGGTTTTATTCTGGCTATTCTCATGGCGTTACTTTTCCTTTTGTTGGCAGGGGGCGCAGTATGAGCCAGAAGCACGTTTCTTCTTCAATGTCCGTAATGAGACCGTGGTTATTTCCTCTGGGAGTCAGCTTGCTCTATGGCCTCGGTTTTCTTTTAGAGCCAGAAAACACGGAGCGTTCATTGCATATCTGTGTGGACATGTTTCAACAGTTGGCGTTGCCTATGCTTTTTGCCGTTGTCATGATGGTGGCCTTTAATCGGTTCCTGTCCCCAACTGTGGTTGTTCGTTTTTTGGGGCGGAGCGCTGGAGCCAAGGGGATCGTGCTGTCTTCTTTGGCTGGAATCCTATCAATGGGACCAGTCTATGCGTGGTATCCGCTTTTTAAAACGTTGCGGGATAAAGGTGCATCGGTTTTCCACGTTGCCAATTTTGTTGGTTGCCGTTCCATCAAACCGGCATTGCTTCCCATTGTGGTAAGTTCTTTTGGCTGGCGATTTACCATACTTTTTCTTCTCATGAGTCTGGTCATAGCTTTAGGTGTAGCTTGCATCGTGAGTCTGGTTTGCACTGACCATGAGAAAAAGGACTCTGTGAGATGAAGTGTTTTTAAAGGCGTATGAATCGAGGGAAAAAGAGTTTTCCTTATCTGCATAATTTTTAAATATACGCCGTAACAAAGCGTCATCTGGGAATAATTAAAGATAAAAAAGAAAAGGCACTTACGAAAGAAATCGTAAGTGCCTTGATTTATCTGGTCGGGATGAGAGGATTTGAACCTCCGATCTCTGCGTCCCGAACGCAGAATGGTCTGTCTTTAACGAAATCTATTCTTGTTTAATTTACCTTCATATACTTTGTAATAATAGGATAATTTGAGTTGTTTTTTGTGATTTGAGTTTAATCAAATTTTTCATAAATTGCCTAAAATTGATCTAGGTGTTAGCAATAGGTTAGCAAAAAATGGTTGTCGGTATCAAAAAAATCTTATCTTTATTATTTGAAGGAATGTTCTATGGTCTACAATATGGTGAATTTTATTCCTGCCCAGTGGGCCTCGGGCGGGCTGCCTGAGGGGGACTTGGTGCATACATTTATATCTGAAATTGAGAAATCAGTTGAACGTATGGCAAGTGATTTTGAAAATAGTGAGATGGATGAGACTCATGAAATTGAAGAACCGTATGATAATTGTGACTCTGTAAGTAGATGTTGGCTTACTAGAAGTCATAAGGGGATTTCTGATGGTTGCTATTGCTTGGATGAAATTTTTCTCGACTATTATCCGACCTTGCATCGATCTTCTGCATTATTAACGATTTATGGATTAATGGAAAAACAATTGCAGTATGTTGTGAATAAATTGGAGGAATATTCTGGAATTAAATATAAGCGTGATAGGCAACTTAGTATAGTTGGTAGCTGTATGAAGTATCTTGAGGATGAATTCAATTGTTCCCCAGAGAAAAAGGAATCATTAAATTATATTCGTTTGGTTAGAAATCTTCTTGCTCATAACGCTGGTCAACTGGAAGAGCAGGATGAGGGTAAGTCTTCAAAGTTGTTAGAATATATTGAGAATAAAGACGAGCTAGAGATTAAGTGGGATGAATTAATGATACGAAAAGGATATTTGAGTTTCGTTATGAGTGAATTCGATGAGTATTTTTGTTTAATTAGCTCTGCAATTAAAAAATTTGATCAGGATCGTGGTGTTTCTTTGTAAATCAGTTGGGTATCCCTAGGAGATTAGATGGTATCTAAGAATACTGGGCAAAGGTTGCTTGTCAATAGGAAGCGTTGGCCAGGTGTCTATTACTACGAGAGTAGGTCTAAACGTTATCGTGGTAAGCCGGACGTTTGTTACCATATCGCCTACCGTTTAGACGGCAAACTCAAATGGGAGAAGGTCGGGTGGATGTCCGAGAAATATACCCCTCAGATTGCCGCTGACCTTCGCTCTGACCGCTTGAAGAAGGCTCGGCATGGGGAGGAGGTTAAAACCCATAAAGAGCTTCGTGAGGAGAATCGTAAGGCCAATGTCTTTTTGAGTGAGATTGCCACCGAGTATTTCAAGATTCGTGGTGAAGCATCCCAAGGGGCGAAGATAGATAAGGGGCGATATGATAACCACGTTGCCCCTGTGCTTGGCTCTCGGCCTGTGAAGAAGCTCAGCCCTCTGGACATGGAGCGGATCAAAAAGAAGATGGAAGGCATGTCTGCCGCTTCTATCTGGGGCGGCTTGGAGATAACCCGCCGGATTATCAATTTTGGTGTCAAGAATGGTCTGTGTGAGCCTCTAGGGTTCATCATTCAGATGCCCAAGCGAGATAATGAAGTAGTTGAATACCTCACTCCTGCCCAACTCAAACGCTTTTTTAAGGTACTCAAGGAATGGCCCGCGCAGGATGTGTGCAGAATGCTTGAACTGGCTATGTTCACAGGTATGCGCCGGGGCGAGATATTCAAGCTTGAAAATCGTGATGTAGATTTTCAGCAAGCCCTTATTACCTTGCGTTCTCCCAAAGGCGGGAAGACCGTATCAATCCCCATGAATGGGAAAGCCAAAGAGGTCCTTACGACTCAAATTCAATGGCGTAATGAGCATTCCCCAGAGTCTCCTTACATCTTCCCCGGAAAGGGCGGGGTGCTTCGTACTGGATGCACGGCAGTGAAGCGAATCAAGACAGAGGCGAAGCTCCCCAAGGAGTTCAGAATATTCCATGGCCTCCGTCACCATTTTGCCGTGACCCTTGCCAATTCTGGCGAATTCTCACTGGATATGATCGGGGAGTTACTGACCCACAAGGATTCATCCATGACAAAGCGGTATGGTCAATTTTTGCCTGATACGAAGAAGCAAGCCAGTGATCGGGCCGCCGAGTTGCTGTGTGGAGGAAATACGTAATAGTTAGATTGTTGTCGGATTGTTTCGTTTTTGAAAGGAGGGGTCAAAATGCCTGAATTAGTATTCGAAATGGAGTTGCTTGATTTGCAAGATCCATTTGCTAGTCGAGCAGTTGCAATTGATTTGGCTGGTGCAATGCTGTTTCCAAGAAAAAAAGATTTGAAGAAGTTTTTGCATTATAAGGCTGTGTATCTGTTGGAATCAATTTCGTTCCTTGTTGACACGGTTGGTTATTCACCGGAAGCAGCAGGAGCATTTTTTATAAAGAAAGCTACAGATTCATTTAATGGTTGGAATAATTATATGGCTGCGGTGTTGGGCACTAGGATCCCGCAGCACGGTAAAGGGGCTCCAGAATCTATAGCAAGGCATGGGTATATTGCTGGTGCTCTTTTTAGAGAGATATATTTTAATGAAGTTTCATTAAAAGGGGCAATTAAGACCTTCACCAAAGACAAGACGTCGTCTGAGATTTGGACAAGTGAAAAAAATATAATGAATAATATATGGCCAGCATATAAACCTGTGGCTCATATATGGGCAGCAATGCTTTCGTTTGAGATGCCCGAACCAGATGGTCGATATTTCGCAATAGACAAGGCAACCGTTTGTGCAGAAGAAAAAGATATTGTGCCAGAGGGAATATCTGGAGTGCTTCAATTAGCAAAGATGTTTTACGATGGGGCAGCCGAAAAGGGTATTGTTTTTAAAAATACTCATCGACCTCTTGTAGATCCTGAAACGGCTTGGAAAATTGTTTTGAATGGTTTGTAGCTCGGGCTGCATGGAGGAGATTAAATGCGAATGGTTGGTCCCGTTGATACGCGTTCATGGGGCCGAATTGCACATCCAGCGCGCTTAGTTTTCCATTGTCATATGTTTCAACAGAGCCGCCTGTCCGGCCCGCGTAAAAACCATATCTTCCCACTGTAGGCCTCTTATATAAACAATTTGATTGTGATACTTGGCGGCGATATTGCCTATTGATTTAATTCGTTTAATATTTTTTGTTTGAATAAATGCAACGAGTTGTCTTCGGGGTTAAGGCTGATAGCTTCCTCTATGTCTTTTTTTGCATTTATGAGATTCCCACTATTTACATATGCTAAGCTTCTGTTGGCATAGTATTGCCACGACTGTTCAATTTGTATTGCTTTTGATAATGATTTTATCGCTTTTTCATATTTGCCAGTTTTTATATAAAGCAACCCAAGACCATTGTAACTTCTTGAATCATGGCGGTTGATATAAATAGCTTTGTTATAGTCTGTTTCTGCCTTTTTTAGAGAGCCCATCTTTCGATATAGGTCGCCTCTTAGTGAGTGTGAAGTTGAAAAAGTATCATTTAAGCGAATGGATGTGTTGAACGAATCTAACGCGAGCTGCCTTTCACCTTTTATTTCGTATAGTGTTCCGCGAATACAATGCGCGTTGTACATGAACGAGTTTATGGATAAGGCTTTATTTATGTCTTTTTCTGACTTTTGATAATCACCAATATCAAGATAAGAAACTCCTCGGCCATAAAGAGCGTCCAAATTGATAGGATCAATACTGAGTGCTTTTGAATAATAATTTATCGCATTGTTATATTCTTCAAGTTTAACATAGGCGTTTCCACAAAATGCATAAGGGGAAGCAAGTTGTGGATTGAGTGTTATTCCTTTTGAGAATATACTGGCAGCTTTTTCAAAATGTTTTTGTCTAAAGGCTATTTTTCCGCACAATAGATACGAATCGAGAAGAACGTTGGCATTTGTTTGTTTTGTAGGTCTATTTTGAAGTATTGCTTCGCAAATATTCGATGCATCTTCGTACTTATTTTCAGTGTACAATTCTCTAACTTTTTGAAGTACTGATTCATCAAGGTCGATAGAGTTTGCCTCGCATGATTGAGTGCATATTAACGACAAGAAAATGATTAATAACAAGAGTCGAAATGTAGGCTTTTGGTGAAAAATGAATATATTTTGCATAATTATGTCGCTATTTGTCGTTTTTTTGTTTGAATTGAGAGGCGGGAATGTCTGGCAGTCTATTTGATGTTCACAACCTTGTTTGTTGAGTTGTCCTTTTTTATTGGGCCTTATGTGCCTTAGGCTTCAAACTAAGGCCTACAAGTAGTTCCAGCTTAACTACGAAACCCTCGTCGCTGCCTGGTGTCCCGTTCGCAACTGACGGAACAACCGTGCCACAAAGGCGAATTCGCTGCCATGGGCTGGCAGTAAGCAATCTCCGTTTTTGAAATCACTGTGTTGACTAAGCCTCCCTAATTTGTGTTGGTGGCGGCAGTGTATATATAAACCGTTTTCTCCAAGAGAGGTGGTCCAGTTTTCTGGGGGCACCTCTGTCTTCCCCATTGAATTTAAATTTTTGGGGGTGAGTGTCCTCCCCCCTGTTTCTGCGTCAGGCACGGGAGTTTCCTATAACAACCTTAGCCTTGAGCCCCAGCTTTAGGTCGTCATGGTTAAATGCAGAACTCATGGTTTCAATGTCATTTTTGTCCGCTCCAAGTCGACCAGCTTCGTGGGCCCAATTTCTTGTTGCTTCTGCCACCTCTTTAGCGATTTTGCGTGCTTCATTCAAATTGAGGTCAAATTCGTCTGCCACACTGTAAGCAAGATCTAAAGAAGCTGTACCATTGTACATGTCTATATAAGTGTGCAACACTCTCGGCTTGTCGTGTGTCGGCGTTGGTTCGAGATCGTAGAGTGGCGAAAGCCGCCATCCTGCGGAACCGTCGTAGAGAAAACCGTGGTTTCGAAGATGATCATCAACATTCGAGATCATGATGTTGAACACCATCCTACGCCATAAGTCCTTTTGGTCCAATGTTGTTTCAGATCCATATCGGGCCAGAATCTCGGCTAATTCAATATAGCTACCGTGGGTTCCATCAGAATAACTCAGCATACTCATGGCAGACAGGAAGGGAATTCGAATTCCTTTTTCTCTGCGGTCAAAGCGCTTGAGAAGAAGTACATTTTTATCGTTAATCTTTTCCAATCGAGTGGCAGGCGTTGGAATGCCCGCACGCTCTGCCATTTTGAAAGAGAGATACTCCCATAGCTCAACATCCCAATCATCATTTCGGCTAGGAAATTTCGCAATAAGCAGGTCGCCATTTGTATCAATGACGGAGGCCTTTGGTCGTGCCCCGCCCAAGGAGGCACCCGGATCAACAAGGTCTTTGATGTCCTGATCCAGTTCCTGGCGAGCCTGAATTCTTTCAGACGCGTTTAGAAGTCGTCTAAGGTCAACGACTGGGGGAACGCTGTCGTTTGTGTTTGCAGCCATGAAAGGGCCGTTTTTCGTTTCGGCAAAGCGCAAAGCTCCTTGTCTGGAGAAGTCGTTGACCATTAGCAAGTAGTCAGAGTCATGAAGAAGTCGAGGATTACGCTTCTCAGCTTTTGCAGCATGAGCTTCACGGCGTTTCATGAGCACTCGCCCCCACCTGTCAGGCGCAGAGTCTCCAATAGAGCCGAACAAGGATTTGCCTGCATCTGTGTGAAAAGCCCCTTCACCAACTTCCAGTGCTGGCTCAAGAGAAAATTTAGACGGAGAGTTCCTCCACTCCGGTGCATATTCAAAAGACGCACTTTCCCCTGCATTGTTGGCATGTACCCACAATGTCCCTACGGGATGAGTCCCTTCTTGGAGATCAACATAAACATATATTTCTTTGGCCATGGTGAATTCCTATGCCTTAATATCTCTGGCGCGACGAGGAATGCGCTCTTCATCTAAGGCCTGTCCTACCTTATCTTCCGAGATCTCAGCCAAGCCCATCCACTCAACACCCAGGCCAAGAGCGAAAATGACGGCTGCATAATTTCCTATGCTCACACCTGAATCACCTTTTTGAATCTTGGCCAAAGTCTCACGACTGATCCCAGCTCGATCAGCGATGGTTACCATTTTTAATCGTCTCCGGAGTCTGGCTTTCTTTAAGGAGTCACCGAGTTTTTTTAATCCGCTACGGACAGATATTGGGAGTTTCCTTTTCATTATTATGCCTATTTTAATTGCCATAAAAATTAATTACACCAAGTATAATAGTCACAAATAAGGCATGAGTCAATGCGGAGTGATATGTAAGTGAATAGTGTCAGATCCAACTCTTGGCTGTTCACATAAGAAAATGTGTAAGGCGTATCTGTTTGTAATTATTAATTTTGTGCGACTCTACGTAATGTAGGTCGATTGCTGTCTTAAGAAAGGATGGAGGCGGGGGGGGGCAAAAACGTTAGGCAGGCAGTAGGTCTTTATACATCAAAGCGTTACTTTGGGGTGGCAAAAAGCGTTACTGTATGTCGATTTTGGCATACAGTAACGGGGGGAGTAGCCGGAGAAGGGCATTTTGACCGTTTTATACATTTGGGGGTCAAACGGTTTCATTTGGTCAGGGGCTGATTCGGCAATTTGCTGTGTACCCTTTTATTCGGCTCTTCGAAATAGATCGCTAGCCTGACAATCTAAAGCATCAGCTAGTACTTTGGTGTTTAGCGCGCTAATATTGCGTTCTCCGCGTTCAACCGAGCCTACATAAGTTCTGTGTAATCCAGTCAATTCTGCGAGTCTTTCTTGCGACAAGCCTTTCTTTGTCCGTAGTTCTTTGATGGCCTTTCCAAGCTTCTTCAAGAATGTTCTTTCCTGCTTCGTGTAATTTCCAGACATGCGCATATTCCTCCAAATATTCGCATGGAAGTTTGACTTCTATAAGCCTACAGACTATAAGTATCATAATGCGGGCAAATATTAGTATAACTATTGGAGAATGCGATGGATAATAGATTTACTTACCAAGCAACGGCAGAAGAAGGAGTATGTCCTTTTTGTGGAGAATTCGTGTCCAAGGGAGCTTCTGTCTGTGGTAATTGTCAGGCTGTGCATGGGCAGCAAGTGACAGCTGGAAGCTTCTCAACCATTATTATCCTGTCAATGACAATACTCTACTCCATCAGTGCGTGGCTGATGACCGACTACGTCATTGTTGGGATGATAGTCTTTGTTGTACTAATGTACCTTCATATGTTGTGGATTGGGAAATACCGTACGACTATCGGTTGGTTTCGGGATTGATTTTAAAGGTGGTTGCCGTTGTGGTGTGTGCCATGAGATGAAGAACTAACGTCCACCTTCCCGGCCTATTGTGTAAACGAGGCTTTCTGAAATCCCATATTCCTTGGCGAGTGATGGAGCTTTTTCGCCGTCAGCGAGCCGTCTGCGAATCTGTGAACGCTTTTCATCTGACACTTTCGTGGGGCGGCCTAAACGGACGCCTTTCTTTTTTGCCTTGATGAGTCCTTCTTTGCGTCGTTCAAGAGCAACAGCTTGTTCTGCTTTGTAAATGCCTTCAATCAGATTCAATTTTTCTTCAAAGTCTGGCAATTCAGGATCGAGCTTAATGCCTTCGCGTTCAAATTCAATGCTGACGTCTTTGTCGGCGATGCGTTT
This genomic window contains:
- a CDS encoding recombinase family protein; translated protein: MENKKDDLDLIADLDLGLDFKKHISDKPRLIDYTRYGPTEKNKANFEDDMGYLISDVSFLDQAGSKTTEYRPQLEKCINQLRQGDRLNIPSIDRLARNTKELVELIKRIADKDVSIEFEREGIKLDPELPDFEEKLNLIEGIYKAEQAVALERRKEGLIKAKKKGVRLGRPTKVSDEKRSQIRRRLADGEKAPSLAKEYGISESLVYTIGREGGR
- a CDS encoding helix-turn-helix transcriptional regulator — its product is MSGNYTKQERTFLKKLGKAIKELRTKKGLSQERLAELTGLHRTYVGSVERGERNISALNTKVLADALDCQASDLFRRAE
- a CDS encoding tetratricopeptide repeat protein → MLLIIFLSLICTQSCEANSIDLDESVLQKVRELYTENKYEDASNICEAILQNRPTKQTNANVLLDSYLLCGKIAFRQKHFEKAASIFSKGITLNPQLASPYAFCGNAYVKLEEYNNAINYYSKALSIDPINLDALYGRGVSYLDIGDYQKSEKDINKALSINSFMYNAHCIRGTLYEIKGERQLALDSFNTSIRLNDTFSTSHSLRGDLYRKMGSLKKAETDYNKAIYINRHDSRSYNGLGLLYIKTGKYEKAIKSLSKAIQIEQSWQYYANRSLAYVNSGNLINAKKDIEEAISLNPEDNSLHLFKQKILNELNQ
- a CDS encoding type II toxin-antitoxin system HipA family toxin, coding for MAKEIYVYVDLQEGTHPVGTLWVHANNAGESASFEYAPEWRNSPSKFSLEPALEVGEGAFHTDAGKSLFGSIGDSAPDRWGRVLMKRREAHAAKAEKRNPRLLHDSDYLLMVNDFSRQGALRFAETKNGPFMAANTNDSVPPVVDLRRLLNASERIQARQELDQDIKDLVDPGASLGGARPKASVIDTNGDLLIAKFPSRNDDWDVELWEYLSFKMAERAGIPTPATRLEKINDKNVLLLKRFDRREKGIRIPFLSAMSMLSYSDGTHGSYIELAEILARYGSETTLDQKDLWRRMVFNIMISNVDDHLRNHGFLYDGSAGWRLSPLYDLEPTPTHDKPRVLHTYIDMYNGTASLDLAYSVADEFDLNLNEARKIAKEVAEATRNWAHEAGRLGADKNDIETMSSAFNHDDLKLGLKAKVVIGNSRA